The stretch of DNA GGCTTGCTCAACGAGCAGCAGGCGCAGGAATTAATTGACCATTTCATTATGAAAATCCGCATGGTGCGCTTCCTGCGCACGCCGGAGTTTGATTCGCTGTTCTCCGGAGATCCTATCTGGGCCACCGAAGTGTTGGGCGGAATGGGGCTGGACGGTCGTACTCTGGTGACGAAAAGTACCTTCCGCTACCTGAATACGCTGCACACCATGGGGCCTGCGCCAGAGCCTAACTTGACCATTCTTTGGTCAGAAGCGCTGCCGGGCGCGTTCAAAGTCTATGCTGCCAGAGTGTCTATCGAAACCTCGTCATTGCAGTATGAAAATGATGATCTGATGCGCAGCGATTTCGACAGTGACGATTACGCTATTGCCTGCTGCGTAAGCCCGATGATCGTTGGCAAACAGATGCAGTTCTTTGGTGCTCGCGCCAACCTGGCGAAAACCCTGCTGTACTGCATTAACGGTGGGGTGGATGAAAAGCTGAAGATTCAGGTCGGGCCTAAAACCCCGATGTTGCTCGACGACGTGCTGGACTATGACAAGGTGATGGCCAGCCTTGATAGCTTTATGGACTGGCTGGCGGTGCAGTACGTGACGGCGCTTAATCTCATCCACTATATGCACGATAAATACAGCTACGAAGCGTCGCTGATGGCGCTGCATGACAGGGATGTTTACCGCACGATGGCGTGCGGGATTGCCGGGCTTTCGGTGGCGGTGGACTCGCTTTCGGCTATCAAACACGCGGTGGTTAAGCCAGTACGTGACCACACCGGATTGGCGGTAGATTTTGTGATTGAGGGCGACTATCCGCAGTACGGCAATAATGACGACCGCGTGGACGCCATTGCCTGTGGCCTGGTTGAGCGTTTTATGAAGAAAATTCAGGCGCTGCCCACCTACCGTGACGCGGTGCCGACGCAATCGATCCTGACGATTACCTCCAATGTGGTTTACGGGCAGAAAACGGGCAATACGCCCGATGGGCGCAGGGGCGGAACGCCGTTCGCTCCCGGTGCCAACCCGATGCACGGGCGTGACACTAAGGGGGCCGTGGCCTCGCTGACTTCCGTGGCGAAGCTGCCGTTTAGCTACGCGAAAGACGGCATTTCCTATACGTTTTCCATCGTTCCGGCCGCGCTGGGTAAAGATGACTCCGTTCGTCGCCATAACCTGGTGGGGCTGCTTGACGGTTATTTCCATCACGATGTTAAAACGGAAGGCGGCCAGCACCTGAACGTCAACGTAATGAATCGTGAGATGCTGATGGATGCCATTGAACATCCGGAAAATTACCCGACGCTAACCATTCGAGTTTCCGGCTACGCGGTGCGTTTTAACGCGCTTACCCGCGAGCAGCAGCAGGACGTGATTTCCAGAACCTTCACCCAGGCGCTGTAAGCCGCTAATAAGCCCGGACAGATGTCCGGGTTTTTCCCTTCTTTTGCCGTATTAACACGCAATTCGTGAACAATTTTGTGACCTGCTTGGCACATTCATGCGTTTTTGTTTACCCTTTACGGTCTGAGCTGCCTCTCCAGGCGTAGAAACTTTTCGGACAAGGAACAGTAAATGGAAGATCTCAACGTAGTAGACAGTATTCACAATGCAGGAGGCTGGCTGGCGAGAAATCAGGAGCTCCTGCTCAGTTATGTGGTGAACATCGTTGCCGCAGTTGCCATCCTGATTGTCGGGATGATCGTTGCCCGCCTGATTTCCAGCACGGTGAATCGCCTGATGCTGGCTCGTGGCATAGACAGCACCGTGGCTGATTTCCTCTCCGCGCTGGTACGCTACGGCATTATTGCCTTCACGCTGATTGCGGCTCTGAGCCGGGTTGGGGTGCAAACCGCTTCCGTGATTGCCGTTCTCGGTGCCGCCGGTTTGGCCGTTGGTCTGGCGCTACAGGGCTCGTTGTCCAACCTCGCCGCAGGCGTGCTGCTGGTGACCTTCCGTCCGTTCCGTACCGGAGAGTATGTTGACCTCGGCGGCATTGCAGGCACCGTGCTTAACGTGCAGATCTTCTCCACCACGATGCGCACGGTTGACGGCAAAATCGTGGTGGTGCCAAACGGTAAAATCATCGCCGGCAATATCATCAACTTCTCCCGCGAGCCGGTGCGCCGTAATGAATTTATCATTGGCGTCTCTTACGAGGCTGATATCGACCAGGTTAAGCAGATCCTCACCGATATCGTGAGCCGCGACGAGCGCGTGCTAAAAGATAGAGATATCACGGTGCGTGTTAATGAACTTGGGCCTTCTTCGGTAAACTTTGTGGTGCGTGCCTGGAGTAAGAGCGGCGACCTGCAAAACGTTTACTGGGACGTGCTGGAGCAAATTAAGAAGGGGCTGGATGCCAACGGCATCGGTATTCCTTACCCGCAAATGGACGTTCACGTTCGTAAAACGAACGACGCTGAAAACGCATAATCCTCAAGGCCAGCTTTCGCTGGCCTTATTTTTGCCTCTGGTGATTAGTAATTCTTATTAGTGATTAATAATATCCATTTCCTCTAATAATTTTTGCGCATTACACTCACGCCAAATGATGAACATTTGAAGGGTGTGCAGCGTGTTAGCTTATTATTTTCAAGGTATTGCATTGGGGGCGGCGCTGATTCTTCCGCTGGGGCCGCAAAATGCTTTCGTGATGAATCAGGGCATTCGTCGTCAGTATCATTTGATGATCGCCTCGCTGTGCGCGCTGAGCGACATCATTCTCATTTGCGGCGGGATTTTTGGCGGCAGTGCCATCCTGATGCAGTCTCCCTGGCTGCTGGCGCTGGTCACGTGGGGCGGCGTGGCATTTCTGCTGTGGTACGGCTGGGGCGCGCTGCGCACGGCGATGAGCAGCAATGTGGAACTAGCCTCGGCAGAGGTGCTCAAGCAGGGGCGCTGGAAAATCGTCGTCACTATGCTGGCGGTCACCTGGCTCAACCCGCACGTTTATCTGGATACATTTGTGGTGCTCGGTAGCCTGGGTGGCCAGCTTGCTGATGAAGCGAAACGCTGGTTTGCTTTGGGCACCATCAGCGCCTCTATTCTCTGGTTTTACGGTCTGGCAATGCTTGCCGCCTGGCTTGCGCCACGTCTGCGCACGGCGAAAGCCCAGCGTATTATTAATGGCATCGTTGGCGTAGTGATGTGGGTTATCGCGGCTCAGCTGGCCAGAGATGGCGTGCAGCATATCGCGGCGCTCGTGGGCTAATTCGCCATAATCTGATAGACAAGTTACTATTACAGGCTAAGCTTGCTGGCAGACGCCGGGAGTTTGTCGATCGGCGTAATCACAGTGGAACGTAGCACGGAGGAGTTACAGTGAAGTTTAAAATTTTAGCATTAGCCGCGTTAATGGGATTAGGTTCTGTTTCTGTACAGGCAGGCGAGTTGCCAAACGGGCCGCACGTGGTCACCTCCGGGACAGCCAGCGTCGATGCAGTTCCTGATATCGCCACGCTCGCCATCGAAGTCAATGTGACCGCTAAGGACGCAGCTTCCGCCAAAAAACAGGCTGACGATCGCGTGGCGCAGTATCTGACCTTCCTGCAGAAAAATGGCGTAGAGAAGAAGGACATCAATGCCGCCAACCTGCGCACACAGCCAGAATATGATTACCTGAAAGACGGTAAAACCCAGTTGAAGGGCTACCGTGCGGTACGCCAGGTGGAAGTCACCCTGCGTCAGCTGGATAAAATGAACGAACTGCTTGATGGTGCGCTGAAGTCCGGCCTGAACGAAATCCGTTCCGTGTCCCTGGGCGTTGCACATCCGGAAGAATACAAGGATAAAGCACGTAAAGAAGCGATTACCGATGCGACCCGTCAGGCGAAGCTGTTGGCAGAAGGCTTTAACAGCAAGCTGGGGCCGGTATACAGCGTGCGTTACCACGTTTCTAACTACCAGCCAGCGCCGATGGTTCGCATGATGAAAGCGAACGCAGCAGCGCCGGCTTCCGCTCAGGATACCTACGATCAGCAGACTATTCAGTTTGACGACCAGGTTGATGTGGTGTTTGAACTGCAGGGCGCACAGACTCCGGCTGCTCCTGCTCAGTAAGATTTGATCTTCACCTTAACCCTCGCCGTTCCAGGCGAGGGTTAATCAAAGCGTTATTCCGTATCCTGCCTCAATACCTTGTGCCCGTACTCCAGCAAAGCATCCGTCACGTTACGCATCATGCGGCTTTCAGGCGCAAAGCGGTGCCAGTAAAGCATGCGTCGCTGCAGCAGGCCCGGCGTCAGGTCGATTAATTCGCCGCTATTCAACTCGCGCTCAATTTGCAGATGCGGGATCATACAGCAGGTTGTGCCCTGGCGAGCCAGCTGCACAAAGGCTTCCGAAGAGTTAACGATATGGCACGGCACGCTGCCCGGCGACAGGTCAAAGTTCTGCTGTAAAAACGCCTGATGCATGTCGTCGAGATGATCGAACGCAACGGCGGGGGCTTTAAGCAGGGCTGAACGCGTGACGCCGTTAGGGAAATAGCGTTCGGCAAAATCTTTCGACCCAACAAACAGGTAGTCCAGCGCGCCCAGGCGATCCACCAGGCAGCTCGGCAGCGGCTGAGGCTGAATGGAAACCGCCCCGACCACTTCACCACGGCGCAGGCGTTCCTGAGTCCGGGTTTC from Cedecea neteri encodes:
- the pflB gene encoding formate C-acetyltransferase yields the protein MKMDIDISHDNYAHAWQQFRGESWQHEINVRDFIQQNYTPYEGDDAFLTGATAATTALWEKVMEGIRVENATHAPVDFDTNVATSITAHAPGYIIQEREKIVGLQTDKPLKRALHPFGGINMIKSSFEAYGRKMDREFEYQFTELRKTHNQGVFDVYSPDILRCRKSGVLTGLPDGYGRGRIIGDYRRVALYGIGYLVRERELQFADLQQKLERGEDLEATIRLREELAEHRHALLQIQDMAAGYGFDISRPAGNAQEAIQWLYFAYLAAVKSQNGGAMSLGRTATFIDIYIERDIKSGLLNEQQAQELIDHFIMKIRMVRFLRTPEFDSLFSGDPIWATEVLGGMGLDGRTLVTKSTFRYLNTLHTMGPAPEPNLTILWSEALPGAFKVYAARVSIETSSLQYENDDLMRSDFDSDDYAIACCVSPMIVGKQMQFFGARANLAKTLLYCINGGVDEKLKIQVGPKTPMLLDDVLDYDKVMASLDSFMDWLAVQYVTALNLIHYMHDKYSYEASLMALHDRDVYRTMACGIAGLSVAVDSLSAIKHAVVKPVRDHTGLAVDFVIEGDYPQYGNNDDRVDAIACGLVERFMKKIQALPTYRDAVPTQSILTITSNVVYGQKTGNTPDGRRGGTPFAPGANPMHGRDTKGAVASLTSVAKLPFSYAKDGISYTFSIVPAALGKDDSVRRHNLVGLLDGYFHHDVKTEGGQHLNVNVMNREMLMDAIEHPENYPTLTIRVSGYAVRFNALTREQQQDVISRTFTQAL
- the mscS gene encoding small-conductance mechanosensitive channel MscS, translated to MEDLNVVDSIHNAGGWLARNQELLLSYVVNIVAAVAILIVGMIVARLISSTVNRLMLARGIDSTVADFLSALVRYGIIAFTLIAALSRVGVQTASVIAVLGAAGLAVGLALQGSLSNLAAGVLLVTFRPFRTGEYVDLGGIAGTVLNVQIFSTTMRTVDGKIVVVPNGKIIAGNIINFSREPVRRNEFIIGVSYEADIDQVKQILTDIVSRDERVLKDRDITVRVNELGPSSVNFVVRAWSKSGDLQNVYWDVLEQIKKGLDANGIGIPYPQMDVHVRKTNDAENA
- the argO gene encoding arginine exporter ArgO, with product MLAYYFQGIALGAALILPLGPQNAFVMNQGIRRQYHLMIASLCALSDIILICGGIFGGSAILMQSPWLLALVTWGGVAFLLWYGWGALRTAMSSNVELASAEVLKQGRWKIVVTMLAVTWLNPHVYLDTFVVLGSLGGQLADEAKRWFALGTISASILWFYGLAMLAAWLAPRLRTAKAQRIINGIVGVVMWVIAAQLARDGVQHIAALVG
- a CDS encoding oxidative stress defense protein, yielding MKFKILALAALMGLGSVSVQAGELPNGPHVVTSGTASVDAVPDIATLAIEVNVTAKDAASAKKQADDRVAQYLTFLQKNGVEKKDINAANLRTQPEYDYLKDGKTQLKGYRAVRQVEVTLRQLDKMNELLDGALKSGLNEIRSVSLGVAHPEEYKDKARKEAITDATRQAKLLAEGFNSKLGPVYSVRYHVSNYQPAPMVRMMKANAAAPASAQDTYDQQTIQFDDQVDVVFELQGAQTPAAPAQ
- the argP gene encoding DNA-binding transcriptional regulator ArgP translates to MKRPDYRTLQALDAVIRERGFERAAQKLCITQSAVSQRIKQLETMFGQPLLVRTVPPRPTEQGQKLLALLRQVELLEEEWLGDEQTGSTPLLLSLAVNADSLATWLLPALAPVLADSPIRLNLQVEDETRTQERLRRGEVVGAVSIQPQPLPSCLVDRLGALDYLFVGSKDFAERYFPNGVTRSALLKAPAVAFDHLDDMHQAFLQQNFDLSPGSVPCHIVNSSEAFVQLARQGTTCCMIPHLQIERELNSGELIDLTPGLLQRRMLYWHRFAPESRMMRNVTDALLEYGHKVLRQDTE